In the genome of Maribacter forsetii DSM 18668, the window ATTGTCAGATATACTGTCTTCCATCAACGCACTTTTCTCGTAAGATTTCCTGTAATCGCCTAAATCTTTTTGCATCATTTTCGTGTTAAAAACAAGATAAACAAAGTTCTAAAAAGAAAGGAAAATAAACGTTATAAAAATGTATTTAATAGCTTAAAAATCAAAAGTCTTACCATCATCGGCAAGAAGTACATTAGGAAAAATTGTAGAAGCTTCTTCTTTAAATAGGGCTATAGATTTATATCGAGTAGAATAATGACCTAATATTAAGGTTCTTACATTAGCATCTCTTGCTACTTTTGCTGCCTGCATAGCTGTAGCGTGCTTAGTTTTTGTTGCCAATTCTGCCTCTGACTGTAAAAAGGTAGATTCATGATACAAAACATCAACATCTTTAATCTTCTCAGCTAAGCTTTCATCATAAACAGTATCACTACAAAAAGCGTATGATTCTGGCTTTGGTGGATCAAAAGTTAATGTACTATTAGCTATCACTTCTCCATTATCTAAAGTAATATCCTTACCATTTTTTATGTTTTGATAATATGCCTTATCAATACCATATTCCTCAGCAGCTTCAATATTCAGTTTTCGCTTTCCAATTTTTTCCTGAAACAAGTAACCATTTGTATAAATTCTATGATCTAGCGGTATTGTTGTAACACTAATTTTACTATCCTCAAAAATAAGTTCAGATTCTTTACTTGATAGTTCATGAAACAATAGAGGGTAGTTGGTCCAAGAATCTCCCAACTTTAAAAGTAAAGTTATCGCCTCTTTTATTCCTTTAGGACCATAAACATGCAACTCTTTCTCTCTTCCCAACAATCTCATTGTAGAAATAAAACCTGGCAACCCAAAAAAGTGGTCTCCGTGCAAATGAGAAATGAAAATATGATTGATTCTAGAGAACTTTATTTTATGTCTTCTCAGCTCTACTTGGGTACCTTCTCCACAATCAATTAACACAATATGGTTGTTGATTTCTAGCACTTGAGATGTTGGGTTCGTAAGCGTTCTTGGTGTTGCCGCATAACAACCCAATACAGTAAGATGCATAAAAAAGTACTTAAGTATTCCTATTTGTAATTCAGGGTTGTTTTAAATACCCAAATCACGTTCTATTTCTTCCATTTCAACAATGTCCCTAGCTTCTTGAAGTGTAGGCACTAAATTGATTTCTTCTGGTACGTCATCATAAGACACCTTATCTGACACCAACACAAAAGACTGTTCATTCTCTTTATGTTTTCTAGCTATTTCCAAAAATGAAATAACATTATATGGCGTAAGCTCAGAGAAACTCAATAAATCTAACACCAAATTATCATTCTTTAATTTAGTATATTCCTTATCCAAATTTTCCAAAAAACGCTCAATAGAAATTTCTTCCTGAGAGACGATTATCAACGATCCTTCTTTAGTAAAAATCATATCATTTAATTTTAGATGCTAACAAATAAATCACTGCCATACGTATAGCTACTCCGTTTTCAACCTGATTCAGAATTATTGATTGTTTTGAATCTGCAACGTCACTTGTAATTTCTACACCTCTGTTTATAGGACCCGGGTGCATGATTACAATTTCTTTATCCAAACTATCAAGTAATTTTTTATTGACTCCGAATTGTTGGGTGTATTCCCTTGTTGTCGGAAAATAGGATATATCTAATCTTTCGTTCTGTATACGTAACATATTAGCTACATCGCACCACTCCAAAGCTTTTCTTAAATTGGTTTCTACACCTACACCTAAAGATTCTATATGTTTAGGCAACAAAGTTTTAGGTCCACATACCTTAACATTTGCTCCTTGTAATTTAAGAGCAAATATATTTGAGAGCGCCACCCTTGAGTGAAGAATATCACCTACAATAACTACATTTTTACCAGCAACATCACCAAGTCTTTCT includes:
- a CDS encoding aspartate carbamoyltransferase catalytic subunit gives rise to the protein MSELSVKHLLGIKYLKETDIQLIFETADHFKEVINRSIKKVPSLRDITIANIFFENSTRTKLSFELAEKRLSADVLNFSASQSSVKKGETLIDTVNNILSMKVDMVVMRHPNPGAGIFLSKHVNASIVNAGDGAHEHPTQALLDSYSIRERLGDVAGKNVVIVGDILHSRVALSNIFALKLQGANVKVCGPKTLLPKHIESLGVGVETNLRKALEWCDVANMLRIQNERLDISYFPTTREYTQQFGVNKKLLDSLDKEIVIMHPGPINRGVEITSDVADSKQSIILNQVENGVAIRMAVIYLLASKIK
- a CDS encoding ribonuclease Z — translated: MHLTVLGCYAATPRTLTNPTSQVLEINNHIVLIDCGEGTQVELRRHKIKFSRINHIFISHLHGDHFFGLPGFISTMRLLGREKELHVYGPKGIKEAITLLLKLGDSWTNYPLLFHELSSKESELIFEDSKISVTTIPLDHRIYTNGYLFQEKIGKRKLNIEAAEEYGIDKAYYQNIKNGKDITLDNGEVIANSTLTFDPPKPESYAFCSDTVYDESLAEKIKDVDVLYHESTFLQSEAELATKTKHATAMQAAKVARDANVRTLILGHYSTRYKSIALFKEEASTIFPNVLLADDGKTFDF